AAAGTCCTGCCGTTGCGGTCCTGCTTCGAAAAATCGATGCCTTGCTCCTGAAACCATTTTTCCAGCTCTTCGAAGGTCAGAACGGCAAACAGGGCGTTGCCGTTGTCCGGGTCGAGACATTCAAATTTTTTGGAGATGCACGGCCCGATAAAAACGATCTTCGCCCTGACCCCATAAATTTCCTTCATCATGCGGGAATGCGCGATCACCGGGGTCACGACCGGCGCGAGCTGAGGCACCAGGGACGGGTAATTCTTTTCGATCAGCAGGTTGACGGAGGGGCAAGCCGAAGTGAGGATGTTTTTCATTCTGTGCTTTCGGACCAGCTTTTCATATTCCCGCGTGACCTGCTCCGCGCCGATGGCCGTTTCTTCCACATGGGCGAACCCGAGCTGCTTCAGCGCGGCTGAGATTTCCAGGATCCCGCATTGCTGAAACGCCGCGATATAGGACGGCGCCAGCGATACATACAGCTTTTCGCCCGATTTGATCGCCTTTTTCACCTTCGGCAGGTCGCTGTTGATCGATTTTGCGTTCTGCGGACAGATCAAAAGACAGTTGCCGCAGTAGATGCATTCGTCGCCGATGATGTGGATCTGCTCATCCCGGTATGCGATCGATTTTACGGGACAGTTCCGTATGCACTTATAGCAGTTCTTGCAGTTCGACTTATTTAATTTAATGATGTCTTCCATATGATTTCCACCGAACGGCCGCAGGCAAATTTCGGCTTTCTTAAAAGCCTGTTCCTGTTTTTTTTGAGGAGAGCAGTCACGCGTTCGGAAGCCTCGCTTCCGCTGGATCGCTTTCTATTGATATAAATGTATTATAACATGATTGCAATATTTTAAAGCGGTAAAATTTCCGACCCCGCAAAGCTCATCATGTTTCAATGCTCTCTCAGGCGTCGAAGGCTTTGCCTTCGCTAACGCCGTGAGGCTATTATAACATGAAAGCCCTCGGATTTGATACGATTCGGATAAAGAAATATTTGTCTTTTTCCATCCGGCGGATGCTCGTAACCGTAGCCGCCGAAATGCACGGAACGCCCGCCAATGCTCTCTCAGGAGTCGGAAGCTTTGCTTCCGGCTCCTGGGGTTATTATACCATATCCCAATGGGCAGGAAAAGCAAATGCGGACGATAAGGCAATCTTCATAAAAATTCTATCATTGTTAAATATGGTTTTTTAAGAACGGCGCTTTTGACACACGCGGCATTTTTTCAAAATGCCTGAAAATATAGGCGCTATGCGGGATTTGAAGGATTTTTAGAAAGATGAACCGCCATTGATCCGCTCAAAACGCCCCGTCTGGGCCGGATTTCGTTGACGGACCGTAAAAGGCATGCTAAGGTCATAAATGAGAGATTTTAAGGATCGGAGGGATCAGTATGAATATTGTTGTTTGCGTAGGGAGCTCGTGCTATTCGAAAGATTCCTGCGGCGTGATACGAGAGCTCCGGAAGCTGATACAAAAATACGATTTGAGCGATGTCACAGTAAGCGCTTCGTTCTGTTTGGGACACTGCAGCCGCGAGGGTGTGGCTGTGGAAATCGGCGGCGAGCGGTTGAACGGCGTCACGGCGGAGAATGCGAAGAATATTTTCGAGAAATACATTTTAAGCTCTGTGGCCTGTTCATCCCGGTAGATACAATTGCGGGGGAGCCGCTTTCCGGTTGAGCAGGAGCCGGAAGCCTATGGAAAGGTAAGAGAGAATTGAAACTGTTTGATACCAATGTGCAGCAGCTGAAATATGAGGTATTGAAAGAAGTGGTCCGCCTTGCATCCCGGGGGGAGCTGAAAGAAAAGCTTCATGAGATACCAAAGAAAATCGTGCCGGGCCCGAAGGCCACGCTGCGCTGCTGCATTTACTGCGAAAGGGCGATTATAGAAGAACGCGTGAAGCTGGCGATGGGCGGGAACAAAAACGACCCGAACGTGGTGGAAGTGGTCGACATCGCCTGCGACGCGTGCCCGACGGGCCGCATGTACGTGACCGAAATGTGCCGCGGGTGCGTCGCGCATCGCTGTCAGGCCGCCTGCCCTGTCGGGGCGATCAGCATCGTCGACCACAAGTCCGTGATCGACCGCGCGAAATGCAGGGAGTGCGGCTTATGCATGAAGGCGTGCCCTTACAACGCGATCGCGGAGCAGGAGCGCCCCTGCATCCTCGCGTGCAAGGCAAAGGCCATCTCGCTGGATGAGAACAACAAGGCGAAAATCGATCCCGAAAAATGTGTCCGCTGCGGGGCGTGCGTGCGTCAGTGCCCGTTCGGGGCGATCGTTGACAAGTCGTTCCTGCTGGATGCCGTCCGCCTGCTGCAGAAGTCGGGAAACGGGAAGAATTTCAATTTGTACGCCGTGGTGGCTCCCGCCATCGCAAGCCAGTTTTCCTACGCAAAGCTGGGGCAGGTCGTGTCCGGGTTAAAGAAAATCGGTTTTTGCAGCGTCGTCGAAGCGGCGCTCGGCGCGGATATCGTGGCGGAGAAGGAATCGAAAGAGCTTGCGGAAAAGGGGTTCCTCACGACTTCGTGCTGCCCGGCCTTTGTGCAGTACGTCAGGTCCGCTTTTCCGAAACTGGCCGGAAATATCTCCGGCAACGCTTCCCCGATGGTGGAAACGGCAAAGCTGATCAAACAGAAAGACAAGACGGCGAAGGTTGTGTTTATCGGCCCCTGCATCGCCAAAAAAATGGAATTTCAAAAAAAGGAGCTTGCGGGAGCGGTCGACTGCGTGATCACCTTTGAGGAACTGCAGGCGCTTTTGGACGGGTTGGACGTCAACCTGCAGGAGCTTCCGGAGGAAGACCTGGCTGACGCCTCTTACTTCGGCAGGATCTTTGCCAAGCACGGGGGCGTCACCGAAGCCGTCCTGCATGCGCTCGAGGAAAGCAAAATCGATTTTCAGGTCAATCCGACGATGTGCGACGGGCTGGAAGAATGCCGCGCGGCGCTTTTGAAGGCCAACGCGGGAAAGCTGGATTCCAATTTCATCGAGGGCATGGCCTGCCCGGGCGGGTGCATCGGCGGCGCCGGATGCATCAGTTCGAGCCATGCGGCGAAAAACAAGATGAACCTGGACAATTATGCCAAAAAAGCGCTGGATCTTCCGGAACCTGTTTTAACCAGGTGACACAGGAAAGAGTGCGACTTACAGTTTAAGAATTAAAGGGGGCCTTTCTGTCATGCTGTGCAAAGACTGTGATTATTACCATGAGATTTCCAAGGATCAATCGGGCGTCTCCTTTTGCGAGTTTGCCGATATGCTGTTTCTGGATGACGTTGAAAACCTGAACGTCGAATATCCCTGCAAAGAGATCGATTTCGACGAGTATCTGCAGAAAGAATCGGCCGGTGACGCGGCGGCGGCGAAAAAGTACGTGAAGCCGGAGCTGTTCCGGGAACTGAAGGAATGCGGGGTCTGCATGCTCCGGTTCCCCGACGGAATGATCAAAAAATGCTTTCAGGAGCAGTCCCGGAATTCCAGCGCGCCCGATCCGGTCTCAGGGGCTGCGCGGATCCGGAAAAGATAAGCTTCTCCCATTTTGAATCGTTTTGTGTTTCCGCTTTTTTCCTGATAGGCCAGCCGTCCGGCTCACAAGCTGGACGGCTGGCCTTTGCGTTGATATTTGCGACTTATTTACTCTCCCGAAGCGTTTTTCTTTTTGAATCGTCCGATGTTTAATTCAGATCGATTAAGCCGTCTGCATTACCATCATTTATGTACATTTCTTCGGTTTGCTGCTGTGCGTTTTGAAGTACGGAGATTGCCTTTGTCATTTCGTGGAAAAGGATGCAATACATTTCCCTGCAATCAGGCATCCTGCATCACCCACTCCTTTCAACGTATAGTATCATTCAATTGCTTATTATTAATGATACAATGATTATTATAAGATGTCAATTGTCAATTGATAGATGATGTATATCGGATGGCTGATGCGATACACTTTTATTGAGGTGATCGCATATGGCCCGAAGCACGAAAGTTGCCCTTGAAAACAGAGACAAATACATCGCCCTCGGCCTGAATATTGCGTATTATCGCAAACGGGAAGGCATGACGCAAGACCAGCTTGCCGAAAAAGCCGGTATCAGCCGCTCCTATCTTGGGGAGATCGAGGCGCCGAATATGATAACGACGATGTCGCTGGAAGTCCTTTTCAACCTTGCGAATGCGCTGAACATACCCGCGTCAAAGCTGCTGGAGTTCAGGGACTGAGAAAAACGAAAACTTGTGCCGGAAAAGCCGGAAATCCAGCCCTGTGGGTCGGATTTCCGGCTTCTTTTGTACGCGGATGGCGAGAATCCGCCGGTTCTTCTTTTCAGGGGACTGTTCCTCCTTCCGCTACAAATACCGCCTGACCCGTTTGCAGTAATCCTCATAATCCTTTCCGTAATGCGCTTTCAGAAAAGCCTCTTCCCGCAGGATCTGCCTGTGGATCGCAAGGGCGAACAGCACGAGCACACCGAGCAGCAGCCAGTTGGGGTACTGCAGGAACATGCCCGAAAAGAACAGCAGAAACGCGACATAAATTGGGTTGCGGCTGACGGCGAACATCCCGGAGGTGACCAGACGGTCGGGATTCTTTTCATCGATTCCGATGCGGAAAGAATCGCCGAAGGATTTCAGGGCCGCGGCGAATCCGATCAACGCGATCATGCAGAGTGTCAGCCCGATCCGTCTGGTGATCCTGCTGATCCAGAACGGCTTTGCGAGCGCTTCCGGAACGGGAAGGCCGAAAGTGCAGGCGAGGACCGCATAAACGAAGATCAGGAAGATGGGGATCAGAAGAAAATCGCTTTTATCCGTTTCCCCGAACACGACGGCTTTGATGCCCCGCCGATGAAGCATCAGGCTTCTTCCGGCCAGCAGGACAAAAAACAAAAACAGGACAAGCGCGCTCCAATATCGGAACAAAGAGATCCCCTCCTTCCGCAATTCCACTGCGAACCGGATTTGTTCCTCCTCCGAATCCGTCTTTCTTTTAGTATAGCAGGGAAATCCCGATTTTCAATCAAAAATGGGGATAATATGGAATAAAACCCGGGATTTTTTGGCGCATATAATAAGCTCTTTGCATCATTTAAAAACTTTTCGGCTTCAAAGCTTGCCCTGCAACGGATTTCCATATGGATGCGCGAAATCTGCATTGCCTTTTTCCCGGCGCCGTGTTACCGTTAAAAGGACAGAAACCGCACGCGCGGTTTTCTCCGCGCGGCGGATTTGGAGGAGGACAAGATCCATGGCGATTCATGTTTTTTTGGATGGCGGAACGCTTTATCATCCCGTTTTCAAGCTTGACGCAGCCGAAAGCTCCTATGTTTTCGGCGTGGGGAAAAGCGGCCTGCTGACGCATCTCTATTACGGCGGCCCGCTTTCGGACGGCGAGGTCCCGGCGCTGCTCCTGTGCGAGAGCCGCGCAAGCTGCCGCGGCAAAGAGGACGCGGAGCTTCCGCCCGACCGCGCGGCTTTCGAATATCCCGCAAGCGGCAGGAGCGGCTTTCGCCCGGCCGCGTTCAGCGTGCTTTACGGCGACGGCGACAATGTTGCGGAGCTGCTCTACAGCTCTTACCGGATCATCCCGGGCAAACCCGGCATCAGGGGGCTGCCCCACACCTACGAGGAATCCGATAAAAAGGCCGAAACCCTCTGCGTCACCCTGAAGGATCCGGTGAAAAATCTTCGCGTGGAGCTGTTCTATTCCGTATTTCAGGGGTTGAACGCCGTTTCGCGCTGGGCCGAGGTGAAAAATGAAGGCTCTTCTTCCGTGACCCTGAAAAAGGTCATGAGCGCGAGCCTCAGCCTGCCGGACCTCGACCGGGATTTCATCCACCTTCACGGAGCCTGGGGCGGGGAATTCCTTCCCGAAAAGGTCCCCTGCTCCCACTGCACCCAGTCCGTCTCCAGCTTTCTGGGCGCTTCGGGGGCGGAGCATAACCCGTTCGCGGCGTTCGCCTCCCGGGGCTGCACGGAAACGGCGGGCGAGGTCTACGGGATCAGCCTCGTGTACAGCGGCAACTTCGTCATCGAGTCGGACGGGGATTTTTGCGACCGGCTCCGCGTCAACGCCGGCATCCATCCGCGGGCGTTCAGCTGGCGCCTTGAGCCGGGCGAGACCTTTGAGGCCCCGGAGGCCGTCCTCGTCCGCTCGGGCCGCGGCTTCGGGGAAATGTCCCGCACCTATCACGACCTGTACCGCAGGCACCTCTGCCGCGGCAGGTGGCGCGACCTTCCCCGCCCCGCTCTTCTGAACACCTGGGAGGCGGTGTACTTCAAATTCAACCGGGACCGCCTGATGGAGCTTGCAAAGAGCGCGGCGCAGCTCGGCATCGAGCTGTTTGTGCTGGACGACGGCTGGTTCGGGCACAGGGACGACGATACATCCTCGCTCGGCGACTGGTACGTGAACGAGAAAAAGCTCGGCTGCACGCTGAAGGAGCTGACGGAGGACGTCAACCGGCTGGGGCTGAAATTCGGCATCTGGGTGGAGCCGGAGATGATCAGCCCGGACAGCGACCTTTACCGCAGCCACCCGGAGTGGGCCCTCCGCCAGCCGGGGCGCAGCGCGACGCTCGAGCGCAGCCAGCTGATCCTGGACCTTTCGCGCCCCGAGGTCCGCAAGTACATCGTGGAGCGCATGACGGACATCTTCGGGAGCGGGAACATCTCTTACGTCAAGTGGGATATGAACCGCAACATGTCCGAGATCGGCTCCTCGTACCTTCCCGCGGACCGCGTGGGCGAGCTTCCCCACCGCTACATGCTCGGCCTGTACGAGATCATGGACACGCTGACCCGCAGGTTCCCCGGCCTCCTGTTTGAAAGCTGCGCGAGCGGCGGCGGACGCTTCGACCCCGGAATGCTGTATTACATGCCCCAGATATGGACCAGCGACAATACGGATGCCGTCCAGCGCCTGACCACGCAGTACGGCGCTTCGTTCGTCTACCCGCCCGCCGTGATGGGCTGCCACGTTTCGGATGTGCCGAACCAGCAGATCGGCCGTGTCACGCCGATCGAGACGCGCGCCGCCGTCGCCATGGCCGGCGGCGGGTTCGGGTATGAGCTGGACCCGGGGAAGCTGAGCCCGGAGGACCGGGAAGCCGTAAAAAAGCAGGTGGCGCAGTATAAAAAATACCGGTTTCTGTACCAGGAAGGGGACCTGTACCGCCTAGCATCCCCCGTCGAAAGCAACGAGCCCGCCTTCATGGTGGTCTCGAAGGATAAAAAGCACGCGGCCGTCTCCTGCTTCCGCATCCTCTGCGGCGTGGCGAACGGCGTCACTGCCGTAAAGCTTCAGGGCCTTGAGAAAGGCTGGAACTACCGGGATGCCGAAACCGGAAACGTTTTTCCGGCTCGTTCCTGATGAAAGCCGGCCTGAAGCTCCCCGCCGCAAAAGGGGATTTCAGGAGCCTGCGCATCTTCCTTGAGAAGGTTTGAGCGGGCCGCCGAATTTTGATAGGGCTCCCGGGCCGGGTTCCGGTCCGGGAGCCCTTTTGCGATAATAGAGAGCATGGAACCATGGTGAGCTTTGCGTGTTTGAAAATTTTCCGCATCAAAACGGCCGTTTTGCTTTGCAATCATGGTATAATATAACTATAAAGGCCGGACTTTACAGGAGGTACGGGTACGCGGATATTTTAAGGCCGGTCGCATCGAAATGAAAACCGCTGATGAAAATAATGATGGATGGGTGAAAATGATGAGTGATGAATTTATCACGTTTACAATCGGGAAGCAGAAGACGATCGCCCTGATCGCCCACGACGGGAAGAAGCGGGAAATGATCGAGTGGTGCGCGGAAAACCAGGATATCCTGAAAAACCATTTTCTGTGCGGAACCGGAACGACGGCCCGGCTCGTGGCGGAAAAGACCGGCCTTCCGGTAAAGGGCTACAACAGCGGCCCTTTGGGCGGCGATCAGCAGATCGGCGCCAAAATCGTGGAGGGGAACATCGATTTCGTGATCTTCTTTTCCGACCCGCTGGAGGCGCAGCCCCACGACCCCGACGTAAAGGCGCTGCTGAGGATCGCGCAGGTTTACGATATCCCGATCGCCAACAACAGGGCGACCGCGGATTTCCTGATCCATTCCACGCTGATGAATCAGGAATATGAACATAAGGTCATCAATTTCAGGCAGAAAGTCATCGACCGGGTAAACGACAGCAGCCAGCTGATCAAGTGAGAAAGCACGGGGAACAAGCTATGATTACGGTAAAAATACTGATTGACAGCGCCGAAAAGGTGAAAAAATTCTCTGCCATCCTCTCCAAAGAGAATGTGGAATGCGAGCTGATCGAGGGATTCCGCATCGTCGACGCGAAATCCGTCATGGGGATTTTCAGCATGGACTTGAGCAAGCCGATCCAATTGAAGATACACTCCGACAACCGTGAGATCCTGGATCACCTGAAAGAGTTTGTCGTCGCGGGGGCGTGACCCGGCGCGGGAGCGGCCCTTCCGGCCTGCTGTCCAAAAATCTCTGATCTTTGCAGTAAAAAATCTGTGCCGGAGAGGAAAACCGGCACAGATTTTTTGCCTTTTATACTGATCCGTCAAAAGAAGCTGATCTGCTCGAATTCGGGCGCTTTTTTCCGCTCGAAAGCGGTTCCCGCCGAAAAAAGTTCCGCGGGCAGGCCGGAAAGGAAGGGGGAGCGCGCGGAAGATGTCAGAAGGATCAGCTCCTCCCGCGCCCTTGTCATGCCGACATAGAGCAGCCGGCGCTCTTCGCCGGGGTCGCACCCGCCGTTCCGATTTTTCAGGGGGATCGTCCCGTCGTTCACACCGCTGACGAACACGACGGGAAATTCCAGCCCTTTCGCCGCGTGCAGGGTCATCAGCGACACCGCGTTGGGAGAGTACCTTTTTCCCCCGCTGCGCACCACGTCGCCCTCGCGCCCGATCAGCAGGTTCTGCAGGAAAGCGGGCATTTTTTCGTGAAGGACGGCCACATTGGAAAACAGCTCCATGCTTTTGACATCCTGCAGGCCGTTGTCCTCGATCCAGCTTTCCACCAGCTTCTGCGGCTTTTCCTTACGGACAAGGGGCTCGTATTTCCGGAGCAGCCTTGCAAATTCCCGCGGCTTCTTTTCATCCGCTGGAAATCCTTCCGCGATCCGGAACAGGGATTCCACCGTCTGATCCGAGCCGGCGTAATCCTCCAGGATATTCCGCAGCCGGTCGCCGGCCCCCCATTCCTTCAGGCACAGACGGAGAGAGACGAGGTCGGCGGGGTGGAGCAGAAGGTGGAAAAAGGCGGTTGCCCTGCGCACTTCGCGGTCGGAAAGGAATTTGTCCCGCCCGGCGACCAGATACGGGATGCCCTCTTTCAGAAGGCACTGCTCCAGAAGCTCCGCCTGCCGGTTGGTGCGGTACAGCACGGCGATGTCGGAAAAGCTTCTCGCGTTCCCCGAGCCGGGATTTTTCCCTTCCGCTGAGGATGAAGCGTGGGCCTGAAGCATATCGATGCCGCCGATCATGCGGTTGATCTCCTTCGCTACGAAGATCCCTTCCGGAAGGTCCCCGTTCGCTTCCAGAAGGCGCACCATGACGCCGCTTTCCTTCTGCGCTTTCAGGGGCGGCTCCACGCAGCCCTGTTCCGGAAGGACGGACCGGGCGCATCCGAGAATCTCGGGGGTCGAACGGTAATTGAGCGCCAGCCGGATGCTCCGCGCCCCGGGGAAATCCGTAAAGAACCGCTCGAAACAGCGGGAATCCGAGCCGCGGAAGCCGTAAATGGACTGGTCGGGGTCCCCGATCACGAAAATCCCGGCGCTGTCCCTGCCCCATTCCCGGATCAGGCGGTACTGGACGGGGCTGACATCCTGAAATTCGTCCACGAGAAGGTAGGTAAAGGAATTCCGGAGCTTTTTCTCTTTTCTTCTTTCCAGCTTTCCATCCTGGAGCAGTGTGAGCGCGTTCAGGAGGATGTCGTCGTAATCCAGCACGCCATAGCGCGCGAGCCGCTCGCGGTAGCGGCCGCAGACTTCGGGCGGGACATCCGCCTCCTCACGGGTGCGCGCGCCGCTTTTGATCAGGGAGATCCCGCGCAGCACATCCCGGGGCGAAGCCTTGAGATGAAGCTCCTTCAAAAGATCCCCGATGATGGAAAGCGCATCCTGCTCGTCGATCACCGTGGGCTCGGCCGTTCCGTTTTTCAGGATCTGCAGGCAGATGGAATGGAACGTCCCGATGGTCATCGCTCTTACAGTTCGTCTGTCGCCGAAATAGGCAGTCAGACGGCCGCGCATTTCATCCGCCGCCCGGTTCGTGAAGGTGACGGCGGTGATTTGGGAGGGATTCACGCCGCATTCTTGGATCAGATGCGCGGCCCGGCTCACCAGCGTCTTCGTCTTGCCCGTTCCGGGCCCCGCGATCACCGCGACGGCGGGGTCCCTGGCCAGAACGGCCTCCCGCTGCTCGGGATTCAGACCGGAGAGCATGTCCGGCGCTTTTTCCGCGGATGCGCTCTGCACCTCGCCGTCCGACGTGCCCGGCGCCATCCGTTTCACAGCCCTTTCTTTGACGGCTTTGGGAAGAGCGGGAGCTTTCCGCTTTTCCTCCTGAAAGAAGTATATCTGGCCGGAAAGGCGGCCGATCTCCTCCTGATCGAGGATTTTGACCTTCCCGTACACTCCGTCGTACCCGGGCAGGACTTCGACTTCTCCCGCGCGGAGCCGCCGGATGCCCTCCGCGACCAGCGGGCCGGCTTTTTGCCGGATGTCGCCGAGCGGCGCCTCCCGAAGGAGAAAAAGCTCCGGGCCAAAGGCGCGCAGTAAATCTTCATATCTGCTCCCGGCTTTTTTGCTTGCGTTGGAAACCCCGATGGAGGCCGCAATCACCTCGCGCAGGGGAATCAGGCGTTCAAAGTGCTTGGCCGACGGGGGGACAAATCCCTCGCCGCGGTCCGCAAGCGATTCCACCCGGTGCAGCACGCCCACCGTGAT
This window of the Ruminococcaceae bacterium BL-6 genome carries:
- a CDS encoding putative Periplasmic (Fe) hydrogenase (Evidence 3 : Putative function from multiple computational evidences; Product type e : enzyme), whose protein sequence is MKLFDTNVQQLKYEVLKEVVRLASRGELKEKLHEIPKKIVPGPKATLRCCIYCERAIIEERVKLAMGGNKNDPNVVEVVDIACDACPTGRMYVTEMCRGCVAHRCQAACPVGAISIVDHKSVIDRAKCRECGLCMKACPYNAIAEQERPCILACKAKAISLDENNKAKIDPEKCVRCGACVRQCPFGAIVDKSFLLDAVRLLQKSGNGKNFNLYAVVAPAIASQFSYAKLGQVVSGLKKIGFCSVVEAALGADIVAEKESKELAEKGFLTTSCCPAFVQYVRSAFPKLAGNISGNASPMVETAKLIKQKDKTAKVVFIGPCIAKKMEFQKKELAGAVDCVITFEELQALLDGLDVNLQELPEEDLADASYFGRIFAKHGGVTEAVLHALEESKIDFQVNPTMCDGLEECRAALLKANAGKLDSNFIEGMACPGGCIGGAGCISSSHAAKNKMNLDNYAKKALDLPEPVLTR
- a CDS encoding conserved protein of unknown function (Evidence 4 : Unknown function but conserved in other organisms), with product MLCKDCDYYHEISKDQSGVSFCEFADMLFLDDVENLNVEYPCKEIDFDEYLQKESAGDAAAAKKYVKPELFRELKECGVCMLRFPDGMIKKCFQEQSRNSSAPDPVSGAARIRKR
- the agaA gene encoding Alpha-galactosidase AgaA → MAIHVFLDGGTLYHPVFKLDAAESSYVFGVGKSGLLTHLYYGGPLSDGEVPALLLCESRASCRGKEDAELPPDRAAFEYPASGRSGFRPAAFSVLYGDGDNVAELLYSSYRIIPGKPGIRGLPHTYEESDKKAETLCVTLKDPVKNLRVELFYSVFQGLNAVSRWAEVKNEGSSSVTLKKVMSASLSLPDLDRDFIHLHGAWGGEFLPEKVPCSHCTQSVSSFLGASGAEHNPFAAFASRGCTETAGEVYGISLVYSGNFVIESDGDFCDRLRVNAGIHPRAFSWRLEPGETFEAPEAVLVRSGRGFGEMSRTYHDLYRRHLCRGRWRDLPRPALLNTWEAVYFKFNRDRLMELAKSAAQLGIELFVLDDGWFGHRDDDTSSLGDWYVNEKKLGCTLKELTEDVNRLGLKFGIWVEPEMISPDSDLYRSHPEWALRQPGRSATLERSQLILDLSRPEVRKYIVERMTDIFGSGNISYVKWDMNRNMSEIGSSYLPADRVGELPHRYMLGLYEIMDTLTRRFPGLLFESCASGGGRFDPGMLYYMPQIWTSDNTDAVQRLTTQYGASFVYPPAVMGCHVSDVPNQQIGRVTPIETRAAVAMAGGGFGYELDPGKLSPEDREAVKKQVAQYKKYRFLYQEGDLYRLASPVESNEPAFMVVSKDKKHAAVSCFRILCGVANGVTAVKLQGLEKGWNYRDAETGNVFPARS
- a CDS encoding DNA helicase, which codes for MMSFAELGIFPRKNGCLAFHHVIIGLNLSEMRVCFMFLADFHIHSKYSRATSKECVPEFLELWARRKGLDVIGTGDFTHPAWREELKEKLVPAEEGLYRLRDEFRMREGAAYDSRRPRFLVSGEISSIYKKNGKVRKIHNLILLPSLEDAEALAHRLEAIGNLHSDGRPILGLDSRDLLEITLDVCRDAVFIPAHIWTPHFSLFGAYSGFDTIEECFGDLTGCIHALETGLSSDPPMNWRLSALDRFTLVSNSDAHSPKNLAREANLFDTGLSYSEISRALQNKGAKEFGRTVEFFPEEGKYHYDGHRNCKVCLKPEDTEAVSGVCPVCGGRITVGVLHRVESLADRGEGFVPPSAKHFERLIPLREVIAASIGVSNASKKAGSRYEDLLRAFGPELFLLREAPLGDIRQKAGPLVAEGIRRLRAGEVEVLPGYDGVYGKVKILDQEEIGRLSGQIYFFQEEKRKAPALPKAVKERAVKRMAPGTSDGEVQSASAEKAPDMLSGLNPEQREAVLARDPAVAVIAGPGTGKTKTLVSRAAHLIQECGVNPSQITAVTFTNRAADEMRGRLTAYFGDRRTVRAMTIGTFHSICLQILKNGTAEPTVIDEQDALSIIGDLLKELHLKASPRDVLRGISLIKSGARTREEADVPPEVCGRYRERLARYGVLDYDDILLNALTLLQDGKLERRKEKKLRNSFTYLLVDEFQDVSPVQYRLIREWGRDSAGIFVIGDPDQSIYGFRGSDSRCFERFFTDFPGARSIRLALNYRSTPEILGCARSVLPEQGCVEPPLKAQKESGVMVRLLEANGDLPEGIFVAKEINRMIGGIDMLQAHASSSAEGKNPGSGNARSFSDIAVLYRTNRQAELLEQCLLKEGIPYLVAGRDKFLSDREVRRATAFFHLLLHPADLVSLRLCLKEWGAGDRLRNILEDYAGSDQTVESLFRIAEGFPADEKKPREFARLLRKYEPLVRKEKPQKLVESWIEDNGLQDVKSMELFSNVAVLHEKMPAFLQNLLIGREGDVVRSGGKRYSPNAVSLMTLHAAKGLEFPVVFVSGVNDGTIPLKNRNGGCDPGEERRLLYVGMTRAREELILLTSSARSPFLSGLPAELFSAGTAFERKKAPEFEQISFF
- a CDS encoding Transcriptional regulator → MARSTKVALENRDKYIALGLNIAYYRKREGMTQDQLAEKAGISRSYLGEIEAPNMITTMSLEVLFNLANALNIPASKLLEFRD
- a CDS encoding Isoprenylcysteine carboxylmethyltransferase family protein, with the protein product MFRYWSALVLFLFFVLLAGRSLMLHRRGIKAVVFGETDKSDFLLIPIFLIFVYAVLACTFGLPVPEALAKPFWISRITRRIGLTLCMIALIGFAAALKSFGDSFRIGIDEKNPDRLVTSGMFAVSRNPIYVAFLLFFSGMFLQYPNWLLLGVLVLFALAIHRQILREEAFLKAHYGKDYEDYCKRVRRYL
- a CDS encoding Methylglyoxal synthase → MKTADENNDGWVKMMSDEFITFTIGKQKTIALIAHDGKKREMIEWCAENQDILKNHFLCGTGTTARLVAEKTGLPVKGYNSGPLGGDQQIGAKIVEGNIDFVIFFSDPLEAQPHDPDVKALLRIAQVYDIPIANNRATADFLIHSTLMNQEYEHKVINFRQKVIDRVNDSSQLIK
- a CDS encoding PTS sugar transporter, with protein sequence MITVKILIDSAEKVKKFSAILSKENVECELIEGFRIVDAKSVMGIFSMDLSKPIQLKIHSDNREILDHLKEFVVAGA
- a CDS encoding Protein TM_1420, producing MNIVVCVGSSCYSKDSCGVIRELRKLIQKYDLSDVTVSASFCLGHCSREGVAVEIGGERLNGVTAENAKNIFEKYILSSVACSSR